The stretch of DNA TCCAATTGGTAAACTTCAAATGACCAATTTGCAGATTAGAGTGATCTAAAAAATTACTCCCCCCCCCTCCACCCTCTTGGGGTCACTTGTTCCACATGCCGCCCTTAAAGTTATCCTTCCCTCCGTCGTATTGAAGTTTGCATGGAAAACCTTATGGGAACACAGAGGAAAGGGGAGGTCATTTTTTAGGTCACCCTAAATAATGCGGATGACTAATACTTACCTTCTTCGAGTGGCCGGGCGATTCTTTGGAATGCCGGATACCGAAATAAGTTTAATGGTAAACCGTTCGCAGTTACTAGTTCTGTCATGGACCACATATACGTGTGCTGAGTCATACGGATCGGAATCTTCGGCACCTTAGTGGGTGGAGGTTGAAAATCGGGAATATCATCCTCTTGACGAAGCTGCAATTCGACCGCGAGTTGTTTGTGCACAAGCCTGTAGTGACGCTGGTAGCTGAATTTTCTCAGGTCCGTTATTTTCTTCCCGCATGTTCTACAGGTCGCTTCCTTCCCCGCATGATTTATTTCGAATAAATCCTCGTCTCTTACGTTATTATTCAAAGACATCCTTTGAAAACTTTGCAAATATGCACGAGATGATAAAATTTCACTGCACagtaacaacaacaaacaaagtCTGTCAAAGTGAATTTTGAAAAAGGCATATTTCGTGTGACTGTTGTACCATGATTCAACTACCAATATTGATCGTTCAGTTGGAGGCTGGGATCATATGGGAGAAAATTGCAATGTTGTATGTcgatttttccgattttcaattGAACGAATAATAACAAACAGTGTCTGGTTTATAAAGCGCACATTCTCATTGTTGATAGAAGTAAGATTTAGCTAACTATACGGAATAAGTTTGTGACGCACGAATTGGTATTCATTTGATGCGCGTTGTGTTCAATTAGAGTCCAGTCAAAAATACAAAGAAGTGTGTGTACATTCTTACGGTGTAAAAAATATGGAATGACttacgctcttttcaaaaaatttcatcttcAGTCAGTCATATCGAAGCTACACAGAGGCGTTGCTTTGTATTTATCTGTGAGATATCGCATTGAGATGTCGCATTGAGACGTCTCATTGAGACGTCTCACATGTTTATCTCACCGAAATCTACATGTATTCATTTTGACAGATATGAGACGAGACGGCAAGCTGTGAGACTCATAACAAAAATATGAGCATGCGACATATCGCTCTCACAAAAACAGTGTCTCGTCAATCTAGCTTGTGATGCGCTTGGCGGTCTGAGAGAAATGTGACAACCAGTCTCATAGTTCACTGTCGCATAGGTGTAGGCATGAGATTTCCGGAAGCctggcaccaagtgactaccacctgtttttgtccatggcgaacgagctaggaagtcagaagttagccacaaaagaggcctgtgaaaattggctatccgagttttttgccaatgaggaagcgagcttctataacaggggtattattaaGTTGGcctctcgttgggaacaagtcatcgaacaaaacggcgcatatttgacttaaaacagatgattgtaactaattttatgaacaaatgaaaattcaaaaaaaataccgcaggacttttttgacagccttataCTACATACAGATGGACAATACATGTTTTGAACGGATAGAACGATACGATCGATTGTTTGGCAATTGATATTGAGAAACGTCGGTGAAAAtaatgccaagttgcttaagcATGATAACACACGATTCTTTTCTCTTTGACCTTTTATCGAGAtaattattgttattgtttacAAATCGCGCTCTTATTTTCCATCACAGAACAATGTCATGTCATACTACGCGATTTATTTCAAAACTCATGCCTTAAACTATGATTACTTTTTACCAGAGATCCGTTTCTAACATttattggccttgttgaaatCGACGATGTGCCGCCATTGATGTTGAGGTTATTCGGATAATAAAAAATCTTCAACATAAAATAGAGAAATAGAGTGGCTAGTGAGGGACGAACTGTTCTTAAATGTCTAGTTGATTCTAGGTAAAATATAGGAGACTGAATTTCTTAAAACATTGGTATTTTTTTACGATATCGCTTTGAACTACATTGAAAAATAGAATTATAATTCtgtagaaatgtttttttattatttccttattttgatACTTGCCCAAATTCTCTCGATTGGATCAAAATCGGACAATTGGGTGAATCGatagttcttcttctttctttgtttttaagaggctttaaactttgcagttcattcgcctctaatcgaTAGTTTTTTCAATGGAATCGATCACTTGACGACATCCCGGCTGTAATGGTTTATCTGCGTGAACAAATTTAAATCTATCCGTAACACCCTCTTTACACTTGGCATAGTAAAATTGTTAgcggctgtttttttttatccaaaatatatttatttttattgaggcTCACacggcgttagcctgacggggccgggagttcaatattttgacaatttttcttattagctatagttagttagttagcaTCATTTGTACTTGGTTAACACTTGCTCATACAACTTCCCCGCATGGGTTTTAGCAATCAGGTTTTGTTTCAGCGTCCTGTTGGGGTGTTTGTTTGATTGATAGGACCGTAAACCTCCAGACATACAAAATCGCCGAACTGTACTGTGGCTCACCGCGGGCTTTTTCGTCAAACCCCGCAAGGAGAACCCAGGATTGAAGTGGACTGCTCGAATCACCTTTGTTCGTAGATTCCGGTCTGATGTTCCCCCTCTACACCAGATTGGTTCGCCCGATCCAATGTAAGGGTCTCCCGGTAACCGTACTCAAGTTTCTACAGTCGATGTTGGAACTTTCAAAAATGTTGCGCTCTTTCCTGCTGACCACGTTGCGTTCTCAAAATGAGTGTGCAGAATTTTTTCCCACCTTTCGCGTTTCATcgtcaataacttttgaatttgtCCTTCGATCTTGACGAAATCTTCACtactgaataaacaaaccatCCGGATCAAAACGCTGTCAATAGTTTCTTGATGTGACAACTGCTCGATGGGCGCtgcaatgaataaaaataaactacCAAATTCCAACTGAAACACAATTTAGTCGTCAGAAGGAACTTTGATTTggaatataataaataaaataattgtatgataaaattccaaaaatcataTTCTTCTCCGCGTCATctgaatattccttcattttagAGAACAGAATAATTacatctaagaatgtttgattgtttAATTTCATTGTAGGTttcaaaatttatataaatataaaaagaatATATTATGCAATTATATAATAACTATAATATAACATCTAAGTTTTTTGATAAATATTactctttttgtttttttgttttttgcttacgtgtcccgtttctatccctgaactatttggtcagcctgatatgtcaatatttttttgtagttgtagttgtagttatcATCGTAGGGGCGCTCAAGAGTCCGGATCTCGATACATTACGGTAGGACATTGGATAGCATTAGTTAGTCCTTTTCATTTACATGAGAATTGGACGACATTCGCAGTAGGTAATAATATTCCTATTCGGGTGCTTTTGCCTTTTTTAATTACTTCCAATGGCATCATTTGTTATTAATAAACTAATGTACTGGTTTCACATGGATGAATctaaatatgtatattcattttccatctccaTTCGATGGAGAAAACTTTCCTTCCCTGTCCTTTGAAGCAGTATTTTACAAATTGCACCTCGACCTTCGATGCAGTGGCGTCGGCTGGTGCGGGAGGTGCGGACCGCCCCGGGTACACGATTTTGAGGGTGCAGGAACACCCCTACATTAACAAATACTTCAACATACGATATACACCGTATACAGATAGCGAAGAGGGAGGGGGTACAACCAGACACTTCCGCCTTGGTTGCGAAAACTCCGCTCGACGCCACTGCTTCAATGTCTCTGTCTTTGATCACAAATATTTTGCAATTGTC from Toxorhynchites rutilus septentrionalis strain SRP chromosome 3, ASM2978413v1, whole genome shotgun sequence encodes:
- the LOC129774007 gene encoding uncharacterized protein LOC129774007, giving the protein MSLNNNVRDEDLFEINHAGKEATCRTCGKKITDLRKFSYQRHYRLVHKQLAVELQLRQEDDIPDFQPPPTKVPKIPIRMTQHTYMWSMTELVTANGLPLNLFRYPAFQRIARPLEEGFPCKLQYDGGKDNFKGGMWNK